The following are encoded together in the Anaerostipes caccae L1-92 genome:
- a CDS encoding sigma-70 family RNA polymerase sigma factor, whose protein sequence is MKIFKTNTTKRGTYTYTFTNVDGNEEKVTLRPGENGITEADIKMLHSLDDSEVYYNLKNLRPERTAEEKATIKAWTEEYIKKETAYRGYAPCDDEVKAAVKEAFPSNYNLSLDYRFGDDESDTDMSKSKILLEVATTIEEKEESPETLRVRELISQLTPKQRDVVQKVWFEEMSFTDVAKEKGTSPANIKQTYDRAIEFIRKNF, encoded by the coding sequence ATGAAAATTTTTAAGACAAATACCACAAAAAGAGGAACTTACACTTACACATTTACAAACGTAGATGGAAACGAAGAAAAGGTGACACTTCGTCCCGGTGAAAACGGAATAACAGAGGCAGATATTAAAATGCTTCATTCCTTAGATGACAGCGAGGTTTACTACAATCTCAAAAATCTTAGACCGGAAAGAACTGCAGAAGAAAAAGCAACTATTAAGGCTTGGACAGAAGAGTACATAAAAAAAGAAACAGCCTATCGTGGATATGCACCATGCGATGATGAAGTTAAGGCAGCAGTCAAAGAGGCATTTCCGAGCAATTACAATCTTTCACTTGATTATCGGTTTGGTGATGATGAATCGGATACAGATATGAGTAAAAGCAAAATCTTATTAGAGGTAGCGACAACTATAGAAGAAAAGGAAGAAAGTCCAGAAACATTGCGTGTTCGAGAACTTATCAGTCAGCTGACACCGAAACAAAGAGATGTTGTTCAAAAGGTGTGGTTTGAAGAAATGTCATTTACTGATGTTGCTAAGGAAAAAGGGACATCTCCGGCCAATATTAAACAGACATATGACAGAGCCATTGAGTTCATCCGAAAAAACTTTTAA
- a CDS encoding CGNR zinc finger domain-containing protein: MIDAENFFNLGTDYFSFIGQKCHFEIQKNDNPHFVSKNILTVVSDSDEQLFFSFSGNDGLCLTTEFGSIIHKNILGKFLSLPSNNAKALLEFFENYGYFFKMPPNETNIVDFSHLIQVTYHIKAALLLMNELQNVTINYDEILRLTLFLLLAPPIEMKITEKQTYTGYHDSVFKTLDSVITINDSSDYITIDNEDYYSIPDIIYGKSFNLRVDEYEDISTGEKFMYSYPGIDDSRYRKITVAYKNCHHVSKIQRLLIDFLFHFMNSNGVIKNVSFDLGIEFYGTSNLDLDDKMKKALLIIAKHVLSQEINHHVSRMKPIYNPVTLEPSWKAPNLLTALYFSLFYMKPKSEIYRKCANPSCTNFFLVKTSNSRKKYCCDACRNASNQRDYRSRQKKITKAGG; this comes from the coding sequence ATGATAGATGCTGAAAATTTTTTTAATTTAGGAACAGATTATTTTTCATTTATTGGACAAAAATGTCATTTTGAGATCCAAAAAAATGACAATCCACATTTCGTTTCAAAAAATATTCTTACCGTCGTCTCTGATAGTGATGAACAACTATTTTTTTCCTTTAGCGGAAACGATGGGCTATGTTTAACTACTGAATTTGGATCAATCATTCATAAAAATATATTAGGAAAATTTCTATCATTACCCTCAAACAATGCAAAAGCCTTATTGGAGTTTTTTGAAAACTACGGCTACTTTTTCAAAATGCCACCTAATGAAACTAATATTGTAGATTTTAGCCATCTTATACAAGTAACCTACCACATCAAAGCTGCATTATTACTCATGAATGAATTACAAAATGTCACAATCAATTATGATGAGATCCTTCGTTTAACCCTATTTTTATTACTAGCACCACCAATAGAAATGAAAATTACTGAAAAACAAACATATACCGGATATCATGATTCTGTATTTAAAACTTTAGATTCTGTAATTACAATAAATGATAGTTCTGACTATATCACAATAGATAATGAAGATTATTATAGTATTCCGGACATCATATATGGGAAATCGTTTAACTTGCGTGTTGATGAATATGAAGACATTTCAACTGGAGAAAAATTTATGTATTCTTATCCAGGCATTGATGACTCAAGATACAGGAAGATTACAGTAGCCTATAAGAATTGCCATCATGTATCCAAAATTCAAAGGTTGCTAATTGATTTTCTTTTTCATTTTATGAATTCTAATGGGGTTATTAAGAATGTCTCATTTGATTTGGGCATAGAATTCTATGGAACATCAAATTTAGATCTTGATGATAAAATGAAAAAAGCACTGTTAATTATTGCTAAACATGTGCTGTCACAAGAAATCAATCACCATGTTTCTCGAATGAAACCAATATATAATCCAGTAACATTAGAACCTTCATGGAAGGCTCCTAATCTCTTGACTGCTTTATATTTTTCTCTCTTCTACATGAAACCAAAATCGGAAATATATAGAAAATGTGCAAACCCTTCTTGCACCAATTTCTTCCTTGTCAAAACATCAAATAGCAGAAAAAAGTATTGCTGTGATGCTTGTAGGAATGCAAGTAATCAGCGAGACTATCGCTCTAGACAAAAAAAAATAACCAAGGCAGGCGGATAA
- a CDS encoding LlaJI family restriction endonuclease: MDLGLNLKVRCHVNKNGDGDRFVGVKADTNNAMVFFPMGYRLPDSEEDIREDILKLIEVISTFNDSKDRLLAMDEFAAPQSVNFPVNAYMNIIRYFLEQSDYYKEREQVRKTADRGKIDFPASLRKNVKFFQEDGSPFFDRYTVKGSSPNEKNLITQIHKYCVYEAFSTLGWLFTPHLPPDPHITLESERFLFALRKKLSVTHNDKDKLLFQAMIQMLEYLDTENDNKQYYFGTDRFEYVWEKLIDEVFGIRGKEEFFPRTKWNLKFNANKDNHALEPDSIMICDDKIYVLDAKYYRYGVTGEPRHLPESSSINKQITYGEYIDNCQELKTKYGDLPIYNAFLMPFNRGENPFNVSDDYFLNIGEATGEWKNDAKLYEHVQGVVIDIRFLMNNYTGSHKSKIRKLAKVIDEELAKNNGSLPEVD; encoded by the coding sequence ATGGACTTAGGATTGAATTTGAAAGTCAGATGTCATGTTAATAAAAATGGTGATGGCGACCGCTTTGTTGGAGTAAAAGCTGACACAAATAATGCTATGGTTTTCTTCCCAATGGGTTATCGTTTGCCAGATAGTGAAGAAGATATAAGAGAAGATATTCTAAAACTTATAGAGGTAATATCTACTTTTAATGATTCGAAAGATAGACTTTTAGCTATGGATGAGTTTGCAGCACCACAGTCTGTAAACTTTCCTGTAAATGCATATATGAATATTATCCGATACTTTTTGGAACAGAGTGATTACTACAAGGAGAGAGAACAGGTAAGGAAAACTGCTGACCGAGGGAAAATAGATTTTCCTGCATCTCTTAGAAAAAATGTGAAGTTTTTTCAAGAAGATGGCTCGCCTTTCTTTGATAGATATACTGTAAAGGGCTCCAGTCCAAATGAGAAAAATCTGATTACTCAAATCCATAAGTACTGCGTATATGAGGCTTTTAGTACATTGGGGTGGTTGTTTACACCGCATCTTCCTCCAGATCCTCATATTACATTAGAATCAGAACGCTTTTTATTTGCTTTGAGAAAAAAACTTAGCGTTACTCATAACGACAAGGATAAGTTGTTATTTCAAGCGATGATTCAGATGCTGGAATACTTAGATACAGAGAATGATAATAAACAGTATTATTTTGGAACAGATAGATTTGAGTATGTCTGGGAAAAACTCATAGATGAAGTTTTTGGAATCCGGGGAAAAGAAGAATTCTTCCCAAGAACCAAATGGAATCTCAAATTTAATGCAAATAAAGACAATCACGCATTAGAGCCGGATAGTATCATGATATGTGATGATAAAATTTATGTTCTTGATGCAAAGTATTATAGATATGGTGTGACTGGTGAGCCAAGGCATCTTCCAGAATCGTCATCAATAAATAAGCAAATTACATATGGCGAATACATTGATAATTGCCAAGAACTTAAAACCAAGTATGGAGATTTGCCTATATACAATGCTTTTTTAATGCCATTTAATAGAGGCGAGAATCCTTTTAATGTATCTGATGATTATTTCTTGAATATCGGTGAAGCAACAGGTGAATGGAAAAATGATGCTAAATTATATGAGCATGTTCAAGGTGTTGTTATTGATATACGATTTTTAATGAATAATTATACGGGGTCGCATAAAAGCAAAATTAGAAAATTGGCCAAGGTCATAGATGAAGAGTTGGCTAAAAATAATGGTTCTTTGCCAGAGGTAGATTAA
- a CDS encoding McrB family protein, protein MDFNSAVSLVVSVLDSTGTIIDSNDYDGLIIKKLEASNTLDDNRTTNQTHIAITGNQIDIFPYLRSDGYFNNIESDATLKKYFITQVPMFLYESNIKYLSGDNQTEIFFSDAKKKSCTSIVRSRRKNQADQIQVSLINFDGEDFVSFRKMIHAGSYLIIMKKKTQFSYDVFGVIPNRGIDGDGQLSLLNNQFFKLATNTPVNVEELQGNGTDGLSYAQKEQLRKTSGENILLYGVPGSGKSWTIQHEYCDVEECMERLVFHPDYMYSDFVGQILPVVKKDDEGKEKVRYEFKPGPFTKILKKAYEDPQRSYYLVIEEINRGNAPAIFGEIFQLLDRMDKDKDGFKKGTSEYGITNENIALEVYGDSERKVRIPANLSILGTMNTSDQNVFTLDTAFQRRWIMRMIKNSFVKHEYADKPILDTTVSWKQFCEAINEEILRRNNVTSSEDKRLGAYFVSADDLAYVETQDGDSEKQIIEAEHKNARFAEKVIKYLWDDAFKFSHPDTFDTRRYKSLETVIETFNASKGNDRFKVYHENLRKLIIEGVDENNSVSDEDNE, encoded by the coding sequence ATGGATTTTAATTCAGCAGTTTCATTGGTTGTGTCTGTGCTTGATTCTACGGGAACTATTATTGATTCGAATGATTATGACGGGTTAATAATAAAGAAATTAGAGGCTTCTAATACACTTGATGATAATAGAACAACAAATCAAACACATATTGCTATTACTGGAAATCAGATAGATATTTTTCCTTATTTGAGGTCTGATGGGTATTTTAACAACATCGAGTCAGATGCAACGTTAAAAAAATACTTTATTACCCAAGTTCCCATGTTTTTATATGAGAGCAATATTAAATATTTAAGTGGTGATAATCAGACAGAAATATTCTTCAGTGATGCAAAAAAGAAAAGTTGTACATCAATTGTAAGAAGTCGAAGAAAGAATCAAGCAGATCAAATACAAGTTTCCTTGATAAATTTTGATGGGGAAGATTTTGTCAGCTTCAGAAAAATGATTCATGCGGGTTCGTATTTGATTATTATGAAGAAAAAGACTCAGTTTAGTTACGATGTATTTGGCGTAATTCCTAATAGAGGCATTGATGGAGACGGACAGTTGTCTTTGCTTAACAATCAGTTTTTCAAATTGGCAACTAATACACCTGTAAATGTTGAGGAATTACAAGGAAATGGTACGGATGGACTTTCTTATGCTCAAAAAGAGCAACTTAGAAAAACAAGTGGCGAAAATATTCTTTTATATGGTGTTCCTGGTTCTGGAAAGAGTTGGACAATCCAGCACGAATATTGTGATGTTGAGGAGTGTATGGAGCGTTTAGTTTTCCATCCAGATTATATGTACTCTGATTTTGTGGGTCAAATTCTTCCTGTTGTAAAAAAAGATGACGAAGGCAAGGAAAAGGTGCGATACGAGTTCAAACCGGGACCATTTACCAAGATTTTAAAGAAGGCATATGAAGACCCACAAAGGTCATATTATCTTGTCATCGAAGAAATTAATAGAGGTAACGCACCGGCTATCTTTGGTGAGATATTCCAGCTGCTTGATAGAATGGATAAAGATAAGGATGGCTTTAAAAAAGGTACAAGTGAATACGGAATTACTAATGAAAATATTGCTTTAGAGGTATATGGTGATTCAGAAAGAAAGGTTCGTATACCTGCTAACCTCTCTATTCTTGGTACAATGAATACATCTGACCAAAATGTTTTTACTCTTGATACAGCTTTCCAACGCAGATGGATTATGAGAATGATAAAGAATTCTTTTGTTAAGCATGAATATGCTGACAAACCGATTCTTGATACTACTGTATCTTGGAAACAGTTCTGTGAGGCAATTAATGAAGAAATCCTGCGTAGAAATAATGTGACGTCTTCTGAAGATAAGCGTTTAGGTGCTTACTTTGTATCTGCAGATGACTTAGCTTATGTTGAAACACAAGATGGGGATTCTGAGAAACAAATCATAGAGGCTGAACATAAGAATGCTCGATTTGCAGAAAAGGTAATTAAATATCTTTGGGATGATGCATTCAAATTTTCTCATCCGGATACATTTGATACTCGCAGATATAAGAGTCTTGAAACGGTAATTGAAACATTTAATGCTTCAAAAGGCAATGATAGATTTAAGGTATATCATGAGAATTTAAGAAAGCTGATTATTGAAGGTGTAGATGAGAATAATTCAGTTTCTGATGAAGATAACGAATAA